DNA sequence from the Solea solea chromosome 12, fSolSol10.1, whole genome shotgun sequence genome:
AGAACAGAAATCATCATAATTATGGTGCACATGTGTTAAGGGGCAGAACAAGCAGATGGCAAATCTTTAACCATTGGAATATTTTTCTTGATTTTAGTGCCCTATAGGGCACAtaacaatattattaattattatggATTCATATGGAATCAGTCTGGAATggaatctcttttttttgcagcacaTCGATCTGCAGCTTTTACAGGCTCAAACAGAGAAGAACTATTTTGAAACGAAGTTGAAATTAGATCGTGTGTCTGGGGAGAAGCAGACCCTGCTACAGGAGAACAAAAGCCTGCAGGAGGACAGAGATGCCCACCGACAGAAACTGAGACAGGTCACACAAGAAAATGTCCAAATTAAAGAGAGGTGAGTGTATTAGTGTAaccaaagtaaaaaagaaaatgttaaacaAACTGCATTAGAGATTGACTGAGATGTGATAAATATCATTAATTTCTCCATCTTGTTTAAGTTTCACATTTGGACCCACAAGAGTATAACAGtaacaaagtgtgtgttcagGAAAGGACCAAGGATAGAGCCTTGATGTACACCAGATCTTAGCTCGGAGACATGATTATatgataaagaaaaacataatacatttttagtGCATTGGGGACATGGGAGCTGTTGGTCTACTGATGCAtggtttggtaagtttgtgtcaattAAATAAATCCAAACTAAGACTGAACAACTTCTGCATGCTGTGATGCTAAATGAGAGTAGAGGCGAGTAAGCAGATATACAGTTTCCAGTTAGAAAAGACTGTGTCAGAGTTCGTACCACAGAGTTTGGATCTAATATGCACGAGACTGAGTCAGATACGTGAAATCAAAAACGAGGCTTTATTGCTCTCTcataaacatgaacaaaaaacaatgccAAAGGCAAGAGAAAacggcaaaaaaacaaacctataaCCAGAAAACGGAAACTAGATCAACTTGGATCGTGACTCTAAACATGAACAAGGTaaagaagaacatgaagagTGACCAGGTGCTGACAATCAGGGAGTGATACCAGGTGCAAACACTCAAGGTAATCAGACAAGACAAGGACAAGGTAGACGAAGTGCAGACCAACAGGAAACCCGAAAccctcaccaaaataaaacaggaaatgacaaaaatgtgtcttaTGGTGAGATACAGCAGCTGCCATATGCTCGATATATTATACAGCTACTTTTTCAGTTTCTGAACGCATTAAACCAAAAACTAGCGACACGTCAGGGCAATTTAAGACACCAATGAGATTTCGGTTGGGGCTGAGAGTTCACCCTGCACccatctgtggctgtgacacTGCGAAAGTTAGATGAATTTCTGCAAACCCAAAGAAGTGTTTGCCACAAAACCCTGAAGCGTCAAAACAAATGACAGGGTTGTTGAAAATCAAAACAgacgagaggaaaaaaagaccaCAGACACCAAGTATCACCATCCTGGTCTTTGTTAGAATATACAGGCACGGCATTCGGCCTCCATTTGCTTACTTGGAATACTTGGAGTGATAACAGTTTGTTGTTACtgcacatgtaaataaatagagCCTGATTAGGATTTGCTACACAAATCTGTCACCTGTAATCCACTGCACACgggggagcagaggagcagccaGAGGGCAGCCAGCCTGGGGGGGACggagaaaggaagagaaaggaagagaaaggaaaagcAGATGAGATGAAAGGGAAGAATTTAAATGTAGCTGTCAAAGGAAAATAAACTATATTGAgaaaggatgaaaaaaaaaagtacaagaaGACAAGGGCTGTTTGATGCTGCAAAACCGTACAGAGGACATACTGTGGTTTACTGTGGGGAATCATCATTAAATCACACTATGTCACCTTTATTTTGACGTGTGCATAGGTGGTCCCTGTCCACCGTCTGTCCGTCCGTGAGGCTGAGTGATTTTTTTCACAGGGAAAAACCCGGGGGCAGGGAATCCTGAATCCAGATGTTCTCAGTTTGCACAGATGTAACCAGACACACTACAAAGAATACAACACAGTGTGACAGTGCACTTGTTGAACATTTGCATCAGCAAGAAAAATGAAATCTTAGGTTTGGTCGTATGAGATACTGACATATAAGCAAATGTAATGAACTCAAAGATTCATttgagaaaatgtttactgttttAAACTGCCGTTAGAGagtcttttctgactggaaacagaaACTCATCTGCACTAAAGACGTCTAAAGAGGGAAATCGTCTTTTAAGCTGGTGGGAATACAAGAGCTGCTGGCTGAAGAAGTTTGTGTACTTTGAtttcaaacactaaagtcataaaataacacattatacTACTGTACTGATGGAAGCAGtacgtatatgtgtataaagttagactttggtgtgtttttttacaaagcTTATGATGGTTCTCAGTAAAGGATGCTgactacctcatacaaccacctAAATTGTCCCTTAACATGGAGAATTCTAAATGGAAACAAAGCCCAAATGTGATCTGAAGAACGTCTCTGCAGCCTGCCTATAAAAATTatgttaatgttgctgtgttgtgttcacagtGAGATGAATTTGCGGCACAGAGCGACGGTGTCCGAGGAGGCGAGCAAAAAGGCCAACCAGGCTCAGCGGGAGGCTGACGCTGAGAGGCGTCAGGCTGAGAAGGAGAGGCAGGAGAGAGTGGCCGAGTGCCTCAGCTGGAGGGAGAGGCACCAGGAGTTAGCGGAGAGGTTCGCAGCTCAGGAGGACCTGAAGGCTCTGAGGCAGAACAAAGCAGTAAGACACGATGCTCAACGCAcagttcaaaggtcacacatCAACATCCGTTTGCATTGTCAATGCATACGacagtgtgtaactgtgtggtCTGCACAAATGGACATTTTCAGATTCCCAaagtttatttttgagtttgcGCTTGAGTCGAATTTATAATGTCTGGTCAATGTTGTGTTACTTTTCCTCTAAAACCAGTGTCAAGCGAACATCAAGAGCTACTTCCTGTGCATGACAGAGAGCGACCAGAGGGTTAAAATCCTCAGAAATCAAGATGGCAACCCGAGAAATTTCACAGTAAGACGATTCAGATGTCACACTGGGCTTCAAAAAGAGGCACTGCAGATCAACTGTGTGTAATATAGCTTCGTTTCAGGAAGGAGATCCAGTGTATATCTCCACTCCTGAGTCCAGTCCTGAAGAGCCTGAGAGGAGTTCATCAAGGTAAGCACTGCGTCAGCCGCtgtagccactagggggcattACTGCTGCCACCTAGTGACTGGAGGCCTGATTGTCCATCAAGTgctggttttattattattattattattattattattattatgaccaTTGGTATGACAGTAAGTCTGAAGATACATTTTTATATGtccaacattttctttttccaggaCCATGGTTAGAGTCTCTGCACCAAACACAGGGAGGGACCTGGGCCCGACTCACTTCGGCGAGCTGCCGGCCGCCGGAGGGGAGCGGCCCGACTCAGCACCAACGCGCAGGAGCAGGAAGGTGGTCGATTACTTCTGGATCCCCACAGACCAGGAGTGAGGGTCAGGTGCTTCCATGGAGCAGAGGAAGCCTCGGGTTAACTcaatgagagagagaatgtggcACTCTTGAGCATCACGCTCAAGAGTTAAACTATCAGAggtcaaaaatcaaaaatcattaaaataaattaaaaaggaaaacatctttGGTGCTCATGTACTGGACTTTATTGACAGTAAAGCAATAGAGGTGCACAATAATTATGAATGCCTTACAATATGATTCAAATGTATTGCCTTGTAAATCATCATGTTTCTTTCGGGTGGATGGGGAGGTTACATCCTATACATAACATTTAATTCCGCCAATTCAAGTAAACGGTTAAAAACTTGcatgtttcattttccataCTAAACATTCAAAGTAAACAAATTCCGGATGAGGCGTTTGATGCCTTTTCATCAGGTACGTTTGTGTGAAGAGGACACGGAGCGGCTAAATTCATTGAAACAAGCCTCCTTTCATTCTTACACATCAACACTTATTAACTATTTTAAGTCTCGCGGGAAACATTTTTGCTTCAATAAATTTATTGTGCAACTAGGCCATGACTAAATCAAAGACCTCTGCATCTGCTTGGGCTCTAGAAGCGATTTCATAGTcccagcacaaaaaaaaaagaaagaaaaaaaaagcccatcaAACTCAGAGGTAGAAACACAGGCAACTTTGAAACATTTTGGAGGATTAAGTATTGCAACCACTCatgaaataaaagacaacaaaaaggAAGAGATAAACACAATCACAATAAATGGAAGTTGCTCATTGTCGTCTATGAAGAGcacttttaattaacaaaacagaaaaaaaagaagcggtTAACAACTTTTAAGTTAAACATAGGTTGACTAAACATGCACTTTAATTCATTGCTTTGCCAGCTTCTGCTTCAGTGGGCCCATTAATTATACCTGACTGAGCggatgaccttttttttttttatcccctcTGGTGTGTGTCCTTGTTCAGACTGAAGCTACTGTGACCACACTTGTGACCATGTCCGATGCTTTTCCTCTCTAGCAAAGgccaaattgtgtttttgatgcAGTCTGACAGTACAGATGTGTCCGTTGTCAGCGTGTTTGTGTCTCGACTGGAGCGAGCGACTGCGCTGCTGTGACACGAAACACGTTTTCAGGAGAAAACAAACCGTGTCGATCGGTAGATTAAGCAGCTGCAATTAAGGCGGCCTTTTTTTCCACTGGCTTCATTCACAAACGTAAAacaatgtgtgcacacacatccCAGAGAGACAACATCTGAATTTTGTGATTAAATCTGAAGATGCATTCAGAATTTATCTGGCTTGTTTAGACCTGGATTTAAAGCCAAACACTCCGAACAGATGTTAACTCCAGAGCTGAacagggtctgtgtgtgtgtgatgacagggAATCCAGGCTGGGCCCTTACACAAAGCAGATCACTGACAAGACCTTTAGCTACTTCGTCTAATACGTGTAAGTAGAATTAATGAAGCTCACCACTAATCTTCCTAATTTAGAAGGGGAATCATACGCAGTCTTAAAAAAGgtgcaatatgcaacattctgcatcacaaaatatcagaaaaacaaacacagactgtgCGAGTACTGAGGTCTTGAGCAGAGAGTTATGTCACACTCCTGTGTCGTAACTGGGCCTCTGTTTTTGAAGCTGGTCCGACTGCTGCATTTGAGTACCACCAGAAACGCCAGACCCTCTTTATGAATATGCTGCGTTCAAATGGAGTTGTTCACCGTGCTCACATgatgagcacatttgaacatCTCCCTCGTTCCATTCATgaccatttttttaaaactccTCTACGTTTTCTAAGAGCTCAGAGTTCAGGATGTCCTGTACACGATGTGCAAGTCAAAGATTACGAGTTCACAAGTTCCACTTGAACGCAGCAATGGACGCATCAAAATGAGCTGCTCTGTCGTGGCAGAAAGTAGGTCGATGCATCCAGCTGAAGGCGGTTCTCTGGTTTTACTTCCATAGAACGCGAGTTCTTTGGCTAAAAAAGGCTTCAGAGAAAAGACCAGGGTTATTACTGGTCTGGCATTTCCGTGATGGGAGAGCTCTATGAGCCACGAAATGACCCAAAACTAGCTCATCTCCTGGActtgtatgttgttgttgttgttgttgtatgtttTGGTCTGACGTGTGCTCGACTCTGACAACTTGTGGTGCTCAACTATTGCATATAGGAcctttaaataaagacaattacTAAAAGGGGAAtcgggaaaaaaaaatggaactgaaaaacatgcaaaatagtgaggaaaaaaaggttACAAAGCTAAcggagcaaaaaagaaaagaaaagaaaaaacttgaTGGAGCCACTCAAGACTTCATGTGGTTGATCAGGACACGGATCCAAAAATCTAACATCCATTAGGCATCAGATCACAAGGATGCGTCTCAGCCTATCATCATGGCGCAGGATGGTGACAAGTGATGACCTACGGGTACAAGCTTTCGTTTTATATTCGAGTGACAGAAGCAGCTGAAAGCCATGTTGTAGTGGTTTTGATTATGCAACTAAGATGTTTAACACAGGAAAGGCAAGTGTAATAATCAGAGAAGGTCATCATCTACACCATGGTGCTTCTGCTTTGCTTCTCAGTCTGCATCATCCTccgactcctcctcctctgctgtctccAGCCAGGTGAGCCACTGGTTAACCTGATGTAGACAAACGGGGTGGATTTTTACAAAGATTTTCCgcgttttcctttttttgtctaaGAATTCATTCTCAAGTTAACCTGAAACAGTCATAcctagcacacacacattcagtctgATCCAGTGGTCTGGTCATTGGGTACAATTTCAAATCGTATTATTGATGGacattaacaaaataaaggGAAACACTAGCGGTTCCGTCGCAGCAGAACTGCCCCATGTGTGAACAGAGCTGAGAGATACAGCAGCTCGGACACGCGGCCGTCACACACTGCATAAGCATTCAGTATGACCTCTGGTGTAAGTGCGTACAGAAAGAGACGGCGATGATGCCACTGTACCTGGAATAAAGCTTTTCCTTTTCCAGGGAATTCTTGAGTAATGTCTTCTTTCCATGCGAGGAAGGCTTCTTCTTCAATGATCTCCATGTCGTAGAAGTTGACAAAGTAGCGCAGCAGCATGCCTTATGGCAGAGAATTTGAATACTCGTGAGTGAATATTTTACCATGTTTAACTATATTGGAATAACATAATACGTCCTACATGTGAGCCTGGGTGAGCTCGGGGGTTCTCTTACCTTTCGGGAACGCGCTGGCATTGCATTGGACCTGCAGGGCGTAGAGCGCGCTGACCTGCAGCTCAGTGTGGTCATGCAGGAACTTCTGCATGACGGGCTTGAAggccagcagcagctgtttctcCTGCTCCAGCTGCTCTTTGGAGGGGGCTGCTAGCTGCTCGTCATTCTCCACCATGCACAGCTCCTGGGCGATGTACTGGAGGAAACTGGGGAAAGATACACAGGACACCCATTTTTACaatgcagattttctcagaCTCAAGTCTGTGTCGCTTTGCAGACCAATCGCTCCCTGCAACATTGATAAAAAAATCAGCTATTTTCAAAACATGGCATCCAGGAGCTCcttcagtaaattcaaatgttattttgtgacagtagggtttgaaatgttttgatcAGATTGATCTAAATGATTAATGCAAaattaccaaacaaggcagcaccaGGCCAGCAGCTCCCGTCTCTCCATGGGCTAAAAACGtcgattttctgtatggactttggtgcagatgATTGGGCAATTTACATACTTTAGTTTTAaagttggaaaagtctgtctaacaagCCAAAATGTTTATCATGTCATTATGTTTTAAGACAAACTTGTGTGTAATCAGTGGTCTCATTTACTTGATCAATATTGTGTTTGTTGATTATGACAAATTTCTCATACTTAAATACAGTCTACGCCTCAGTGTTAGTGGATTATAATTACCTGGTCATGAGGATGTTGACAAAACCTTTATCGGTGTGAAGCTTGGGAGAGATGTTGTCTTTAATCCACTTGTAGATGGACTGTGGAGAGGGGTCTGCCTTTATCTGCTTGAGCAGCTCTTTCTCCAGCTTCAACAGTGGGAACAGGAAGCTCAGGCCCTTCCCCTCCAGGATCTCAAGCATGCGGTCCTTGTTCTGATCGATTTCTGCAGAGCAGACAAGTTATTCAAAATCCTGATGTGATTCCCAATCATTCTTTCAAGTTACACTCATGGGATAGCAGTTAAAACACTTGTTTCTTATCAAACCAGCTTCAAAAGCTTCTTACCTGGAAGCATCTTCTGCATGTTGACCTTGCTCTGTTGAAAGAGGTCAGTGAGCCACTCCCGGTCCTTCAGCTTGGCCGTCTGTTGCAGGCAGAGCAGGAAGAGAGGGAAGTGGGTGCCGTTCTCCAAGGGGTGAGCCAGCTCCGCCACACTCACCAGCTCTGCGATGATGGCCCGCGCCGCAAACTGGGCTAGGTAGGACTTCACCAGGGGCACATCCACCTCGATCTTGGGGCACTGGTCCAGGACATTAAGGAAGGCCTGCAGGAGTGGGTGGGATGTCAGTGTTTGAATAATAATCAAACCCCTGCTAGACTCcgtttaaaatgtgtcatcgataataaaacagtgacattttcatTGCGTACCTGCATGAAGTTCTCTCCAGTGATGAGGCCCTCTGTGCGGAGCGTGTGGATCAGAGTGCTCACGTGCTCCTTGTCCTCGTCGGTACGATCCAAGGAAAATACGATGATCTTGCTGAGCATCTCTGGGAGGAAATGCTTCGGAGCCTTCATCTCTCGCACACCGTTCACGGCCTCAGTCAGGTTCTTACTGTTCAAGTACTCAGTCATGATCGCCTCCTGGGGGAGAAGAtacagattttaaaatgatctttTTAACAACTTTAACAACAGTTTTCACAAACATTTGTGCATTTACAGCCATATAAGGATAACAGGTTATATGGAAACATACAGTGGATAGTTTCTGTAAATTTTATAGCAGCTCCGTATGCCCGTACCGAATTGGGTAAAGAAGCTTTTGCATGGAACATGTTGCAGAAAGACTGGAAACCAACCTGATTTTGTTTAATtgaacacttttttaaaaacatacagactTGTTTTTCATACTGTGCTTgtaaatttaatctggattatctgttttctgcttgtgttttaactgtgtacATTTGTAACGGTTGACTGTTTCATATTTGCTGCTGCCTATCTTGTAAAAGAGGTTattaatctcaatgggattttcctggtcaaaaaaaaaaaaaaagcaaggaaaaaaaaaaagattttgacGATATGCTTTGGCTTACCGTCATCTTAAGCAGTTCCTCCCTAGCAGGTGGTGGtttcttgtttgtcttttgaGGTTTCTCTTGGATGGGTGGAGGGTTGGTCTTCAAGCCAAGCTGTGGAGGCTGAGGCCAAAGGGTTTGTGATGAATACACAGATGCAGCTCAGCCAACAATGCACAACATTTTAATGGTCAtgattttttttgccaaaacatCACGTCAAGTCATCACTTAATCAATTCAGTGGAAAATTAAGAAGGCATCACTTCGCTCTTACCTGTCCCAGGGGTGGGGTTTGAGTACGTGGGGGTTGAGCACTGGGTGGCATCATGGTCGGGATCTGAGGCTGAAGCTTGGGAACCTGGTTCTTGTTGAGGAGGAATGACTGAGCAGGCCTGAGGCTGATCTGTGTGAACGCGAGGAATCATGGACACAGGATAAACAACAGGATTAGCAGTCATCTTTATAAAACTCCAAAACTGCACTTAGGTACAATCCATGCCCTCATATCTCATAATCGCAATCAGTGGACCAGCTACTAGTTTGAAGAAAAGAtgtagagggagaggagggaggtgagCAAAGACAGAGGAGATCAAAGAAAGATGGAGCCAAAGGTAGAAGACAAGAGTAGTAGCTGGTTGTCTTCCTCAGATAACGCGTCTTTTATAATCAGTGAGCATGAAGAGACTTAACAGTGGCAGCTGGACTGTACCAACTCAGACTTATGTGATTACAGATGTGGCCAAAGGTCCAGTTACCTCATCAGCATTGAGCTGTCCTTTCTTGCTGAATCGTGGAGGCATGTCCTTGGACTGGACCTGCTGCTGGGCCAaatggttctggttctggttgagAAAATGCTGGTTCTGAACCTGTCAAAAAAGTCCCATTAGCGGAAATCATAACTTTTAGACTTGAAGATAactattttactgtttgtcCAGCTGATTATGAATGTGCACTGTTGGCAGGATTACCTGGTTggacttaacaaaagacttggGCCCCATGTCGAACTGTGACTGTGGTGGAGCAGCGATGTGGGCGCTGTGGCCGTTGAAAAGTGGATTGGTGCGATGGCGTCCCATTGTGGGCGAGTACCTGTCCTGAATAACGCCCGGACCAGTTCCAATTCCACaacctggaaaaacaaacatcactgaaaaaaaactttatcacattattgtttgaacaacacaacatgtttttttctctcaagtTAAATTAAAGATTAGCTGAGTACTGAATCTCAGATTCATTCAAATTACAACTATAATGTGTTCTATGTTAAAACATAGAACTGATAGTCAAGACAAACTACTTATTTTTAACACATACTGcgactctttctttttttacaacacCACGCACAGATGAGAATGTCCCTGGCACACACATAATTATTTCAGAATGAAATCTTCACTGCTCATGTTTCCCAAGCATGAAACTAAAATTTGacaattagaaaaataaatcaaatttttCCAGTGCTAATATTGTGACCATGGCAACAAATTAAGCTTGCAGCTCTGCTTTCCTCTCCTGTGATGAGATGCAAACACAAGTAATGGCTCTATAGCGACAGTTTATACAGTCCTGTGTAATTTTATCCTGGGTTTGAAATTACCAGTATAACATCATAAGTAAACCGTGTATTCCTAGGTAAGCCTTTTGTAACACAGCTAAAGTTTGCTAGGTTTCCGCAGAGAGCGGTCAGGCCTGACTATGTGTCAGCACCTTATACAACCACCATGACATGTGGGCTGCACAAAACAAAGCCTTTACCTGGCATCTGTCCAAACATGTCTGCCAATCCCCCAAGAGTCTCCCTGTCAATTTTCAGTCTGTTGGGCATGAAGGGGCTTTCCAGGAAGAAGTCCATTCTCATCCCCTGAGACATGGGTGCTGGGATGAAAACACCCAAATCCTATGAGAACAAAGGAgacaccaccatcaccaccaccatgaTTAAAGTGCTCGACATGATGAATAGCCAAACCCAGAACTCAGCTTGAATTCTTAAATTAACTCTAGTTGTTATCAAAACAGAGACTTATTTGCATCCTGTGCTTAATCATCAGGATATTACCCTTCTGACTCACAGTGCTTGTAATCGAGGCTTATGTAAAGACACTAGCAATTTGTAAAGGAaacaggtttatatttatggaGTCATTTAATGCAACCCTGCTTCCATTGTCCACAGTGACATCGACTATTAATCCTCTCAGAAAGTAGGCGAGTCAAACGACAAAATAACTCCAAGGGACTCACTTTCACTGCGTCCTGACGGATCTGGTTAATCGTCTTTGGTCCGTTGTCAATGAAAGCCTTACGGGGGATCCAGTTGTTTTCTCGCAGTTCCACTGTGTCTTGCAGCAGGAAGCGAATCCTAGCGGGCAATTCCTTGTGATTCATTAAGGATCGCATACGGCCAAAGTACTGATCCATTAAAGACtaaaggagaggagagtgggAATGAGAAACTGTCAGTGATGGGCGAAGAGCTTAATCCTATGGCTCAGTACTTTTGGATTTTAGTTGGACAAAAAAAGCAGGATCCACATTagaacatttaaacaaaagtgACTGTTCAGTGTACATGTGCATCCATTAACAAGTATCATGGCAGGATTGTGTGAGCTCTAGAGCAGCCATGAACGTCTGAAGCTGTTACCTTTGCTTTCTCATGGTCGAGTCTCGGCCCCA
Encoded proteins:
- the LOC131470356 gene encoding uncharacterized protein LOC131470356 — protein: MSLRAKSHTDLQTTGRFSLDDSFYKSFSTSSSNVNKGSWFRNEVTEEVKGLPKPTRRPVRAVRPVSAINSNGSFVQINHLQGELVRKRKECEDLRKENKYLLNEIHMERIMMRTDSELTMRNLRNLNQELQDQIKELKLKLYQCQQRATLCSHVADEAKESRGEAEKSRALAEARALGCQRDKEVAEADRKRLSEELQQLKKEHIDLQLLQAQTEKNYFETKLKLDRVSGEKQTLLQENKSLQEDRDAHRQKLRQVTQENVQIKESEMNLRHRATVSEEASKKANQAQREADAERRQAEKERQERVAECLSWRERHQELAERFAAQEDLKALRQNKACQANIKSYFLCMTESDQRVKILRNQDGNPRNFTEGDPVYISTPESSPEEPERSSSRTMVRVSAPNTGRDLGPTHFGELPAAGGERPDSAPTRRSRKVVDYFWIPTDQE
- the eif4g2b gene encoding eukaryotic translation initiation factor 4 gamma 2b, with the translated sequence MEPSGSRYREKRRGPRTEPCGTPQVRGAEEDVESPRLTQKVRSAKYDLNHSKAVPLMPTCSSRHEPRFLHLDTCCHYIEQAHHGLTNASPFSPSLPIILILLSILHCQAAKVESVIAEGGASRFSASSGGGGGRGAPQHYPKTVGNSEFLGKTPGQSVQRWVPSRSTRRDVNSGNEKERHDGIFRKVRGILNKLTPEKFDKLCLELLNVGVDSKLVLKGIILLIVDKALEEPKYSSLYAQLCLRLAEDAPNFDGPSSEIQTSQKQSTTFRRLLISKLQDEFENRTRNVEIYDKHDNPLTSEEEEQRAIAKIKMLGNIKFIGELGKLDLIHESILHKCIKTLLEKKKRVQLKDMGEDLECLCQIMRTVGPRLDHEKAKSLMDQYFGRMRSLMNHKELPARIRFLLQDTVELRENNWIPRKAFIDNGPKTINQIRQDAVKDLGVFIPAPMSQGMRMDFFLESPFMPNRLKIDRETLGGLADMFGQMPGCGIGTGPGVIQDRYSPTMGRHRTNPLFNGHSAHIAAPPQSQFDMGPKSFVKSNQVQNQHFLNQNQNHLAQQQVQSKDMPPRFSKKGQLNADEISLRPAQSFLLNKNQVPKLQPQIPTMMPPSAQPPRTQTPPLGQPPQLGLKTNPPPIQEKPQKTNKKPPPAREELLKMTEAIMTEYLNSKNLTEAVNGVREMKAPKHFLPEMLSKIIVFSLDRTDEDKEHVSTLIHTLRTEGLITGENFMQAFLNVLDQCPKIEVDVPLVKSYLAQFAARAIIAELVSVAELAHPLENGTHFPLFLLCLQQTAKLKDREWLTDLFQQSKVNMQKMLPEIDQNKDRMLEILEGKGLSFLFPLLKLEKELLKQIKADPSPQSIYKWIKDNISPKLHTDKGFVNILMTSFLQYIAQELCMVENDEQLAAPSKEQLEQEKQLLLAFKPVMQKFLHDHTELQVSALYALQVQCNASAFPKGMLLRYFVNFYDMEIIEEEAFLAWKEDITQEFPGKGKALFQVNQWLTWLETAEEEESEDDAD